Proteins from one Cyprinus carpio isolate SPL01 unplaced genomic scaffold, ASM1834038v1 S000000843, whole genome shotgun sequence genomic window:
- the LOC109064691 gene encoding uncharacterized protein LOC109064691 has product MFTFPFLGKPVHESTEAGRTNSRIGLNWSLSVLNNFVCQSYPRISLNLIGFELARTGKGRKIQKLQVSSVKELKAVVGKSRLYIVPRATVFKVTSPPSAMSQNSFQPLTAPAVDETSQVVSDQVASTSSAISMNLFPPLSIAPVQDETTPVAESTQAQSVVANQALQEWRAIRAQQDQEYNTSLLVDQEKERKKLVYQSCEERCQKAIEARRQRMSACEEPSDGVLIKFKYPNGHTNMRKFRLSEPIQVMCVQLEKISSVFLSGPVGCKT; this is encoded by the exons ttttagGAAAACCTGTGCACGAGTCAACGGAGGCCGGACGCACAAACTCAAGGATTGGGTTAAACTGGAGTTTATCTGTATTAAACAACTTTGTTTGCCAAAGCTACCCTCGCATCAGTTTAAATTTAATAGGCTTTGAATTGGCAAGGACAGGCAAAGGACGCAAGATCCAGAAATTGCAAGTTAGTTCTGTGAAGGAACTAAAAGCAGTTGTTGGCAAAAGCAGGCTTTACATCGTGCCACGAGCCACTGTCTTCAAG GTAACATCACCACCCTCTGCCATGTCCCAGAATTCATTCCAACCACTCACAGCTCCAGCAGTAGATGAGACCTCACAAGTGGTTTCAGATCAg GTGGCATCCACATCCTCTGCCATATCCATGAATTTATTCCCACCACTCTCAATTGCTCCGGTACAAGATGAGACCACGCCTGTGGCTGAGAGTACCCAAGCTCAAAGTGTGGTTGCAAATCAG GCTCTTCAAGAATGGCGAGCAATACGTGCCCAGCAAGACCAGGAGTATAATACAAGTTTGTTGGTGGATCAGGAGAAG GAGAGGAAGAAACTAGTCTATCAGTCTTGTGAGGAAAGATGTCAAAAG GCTATTGAGGCAAGACGTCAGCGAATGTCTGCATGTGAGGAACCCTCAGATGGGGTGTTGATCAAATTTAAATATCCAAATGGACACACCAATATGAGAAAATTCCGTTTGTCGGAGCCAATCCAGGTGATGTGTGTTCAGCTTGAGAAAATATCAAGTGTCTTTCTGAGTGGTCCAGTGGGTTGTAAAACTTGA